In Archocentrus centrarchus isolate MPI-CPG fArcCen1 chromosome 22, fArcCen1, whole genome shotgun sequence, one DNA window encodes the following:
- the tdrd9 gene encoding ATP-dependent RNA helicase TDRD9 isoform X1, translating into MKKIFTAEQISDWFTSGTTFANIKLTEEVSERKSDEGPSSKDSSPADILEHGSPQNSNSERLQKPEPVARYATPPLLSYEYPNLPIAKNRQELISLIENNSVVIIRGATGSGKTTQLPQYILDYYNKKNASCNIVVTQPRKIGATSIARWVAKQRKCTLGSLVGYQVGLEKMATEHTRLIYMTTGVLLQKLVQAKSLTEYSHIFVDEVHERTAEMDFLLLVLRKLLCSNSRYVKIILMSATINCKQFADYFATPVHGKMNSAYVFEVEGASYAIEDFYLDDLRGLFPYKTESPHPDVPYISAEMYSLAISLIQSLDEMEGKDSSKAEKEGGMTLSERGSVLVFLPGIYEISYMQEALSKLVHKRLQVYPLHSTVTLEEQNGVFLFPVPGYRKVILSTNIAESSVTVPDVKYVIDFCLARHMVCDQDTNYQSLHLTWASKTSCDQRRGRAGRVSKGYCYRLVTKAFWKNKIPDYVIPEMLLAPLSTVLLKVKLLDMGDPRSLLSTALTPPNLSDIVRTVLQLKQMGALSVKSDGRGQNDDGEMTFLGRVLAHLPVDLNLGKMIVLGHVFGCLDECLIIAASHSLKSFFAIPSMQQIAGHRSKVAFAHGTPSDSIAFVNAFKAWHSSKKKGELRYPKDELDWGKENFIQIKRIREVAELYEELKKRVSQFNMHVAEDSQLSDYTSAHKQKFILQVVFAGAYYPNYFLQGHIDEALASRELSGFNPRTTVMLRNLPPYSFLYHKQLQSLFRLCGQVKAISFESSRAYVEFYRTSQDSAVLPEVSLALTLGHQSPSMELSVYPIEQIETCAGNRQITHMKYSRVNVDFQSQSVCPVGVVSSTIDPDKLPPNRLFVVNITEVVEVGHFWGFQADEASLEKQRHLTAEINTHTLHPITVSLYPNLLCLAPYSEFNDQSMYYRAKILHMRGNKVEVFFLDYGNNEIVACSSLRELPSDLLSHPFQAQEFQVTGMRPSAQSIISGNQWSSRARNRFITLVKGHSHIVSLYSILYGVMRVEVLIHSETTKTSVVDVLVEEGHAVKAEESFDSKQNHEALMSLYKDMKEGTYVPNAVSSTWNDRKKEEKEIIDSLLTHFSKQSQSYSRKKVHLHGPTSPNMIKFHSLSSSMLYKTVHIEKYSVNSLALNESPHYKHQRMLVAETVAVNSTGTHILLRNTSIMPDIPGLPALIMMLFTPIMELRTNEERTCYTGALCGLGFNSQKQEAILPEHDLELAFDVKFDVDDITEINALRVAINGLLCEGPNGTLHLRRDKISHLQEDCRDRLIRLFTKSPPREAVAPQFFENLGKWNQVDPSLRMDIVEPGGGNARRALYQLHPVTLLNS; encoded by the exons TCCAGCAGACATTCTTGAGCACGGCAGCCCGCAAAATTCAAACTCTGAGAGGCTGCAAAAACCAGAACCTGTAGCTC GTTATGCTACTCCTCCACTCTTAAGCTATGAGTACCCAAATTTGCCCATAGCCAAAAACAGACAGGAG CTGATTTCCCTCATAGAAAACAACTCTGTAGTGATCATTCGAGGAGCCACAGGCAGTGGCAAGACCACCCAGCTGCCACAGTACATTCTGGACTATTACAATAAGAAAAATGCCTCATGCAACATTGTGGTCACCCAACCACGTAAAATTGGAGCCACCAGTATTGCCCGATGGGTTGCCAAACAGCGCAAGTGCACCCTGGGTAGTCTGGTGGGATATCAG gttGGCCTAGAGAAGATGGCAACTGAGCATACCCGACTAATCTACATGACTACAGGAGTGCTGCTGCAAAAACTGGTTCAGGCCAAGTCCCTCACAGAATACTCCCACATTTTTGTAGATGAG GTTCACGAGCGCACAGCAGAGATGGACTTCCTCCTGCTGGTTTTGAGAAAACTCCTCTGTTCCAACTCTCGCTATGTCAAG ATAATCCTCATGTCAGCCACCATTAACTGTAAACAGTTTGCTGACTACTTTGCCACTCCTGTTCATGGCAAAATGAACTCAGCTTATGTGTTTGAAGTGGAGGGGGCTTCCTATGCCATTGAGGACTTTTACCTGGATGACCTCCGCGGTCTGTTTCCATACAAG ACTGAATCACCTCATCCAGATGTCCCTTACATCTCAGCAGAGATGTACAGTCTTGCCATCAGTCTCATCCAGAGCTTAGACGAAATGGAAGGCAAAGATTCCAG CAAGGCTGAGAAAGAGGGGGGCATGACTTTGTCAGAAAGAGGAAGTGTTTTGGTTTTCCTCCCTGGCATATACGAGATAAGCTACATGCAGGAGGCCTTGAGCAAGCTGGTTCACAAAAG atTGCAGGTTTATCCTCTTCACTCCACAGTGACTCTGGAGGAGCAGAATGGGgtgttcctgtttcctgttcccGGATACAGGAAG GTGATCCTTTCCACCAACATCGCAGAGAGTTCAGTGACTGTTCCAGATGTCAAATATG TTATTGACTTCTGCCTGGCCCGTCACATGGTCTGTGATCAGGATACCAATTACCAGTCTCTACATCTCACCTGGGCATCCAAAACCAGTTGCGACCAACGCAGAG GCAGGGCAGGTCGAGTGTCCAAGGGCTACTGTTACCGGCTTGTCACCAAAGCGTTTTGGAAGAACAAAATCCCAGACTATGTGATACCTGAGATGCTG CTTGCTCCCCTGTCTACCGTCTTGTTGAAGGTGAAGCTGCTGGACATGGGAGATCCCCGCTCCCTCCTCTCCACAGCCCTCACACCTCCCAACCTTTCTGACATAGTTAGGACTGTGCTCCAACTCAAACAG ATGGGTGCGCTGTCTGTgaaaagtgatggcagaggtcaAAATGATGATGGCGAGATGACGTTCCTGGGCCGAGTGCTGGCCCACTTGCCTGTAGACCTGAACCTGGGGAAGATGATTGTTCTGGGCCACGTTTTTGGCTGTCTGGATGAATGTCTCATCATCG CTGCGTCTCACTCTCTGAAGAGCTTCTTTGCAATACCATCTATGCAGCAGATTGCTGGCCACAG GAGCAAGGTGGCTTTTGCCCATGGCACACCAAGTGATTCCATAGCTTTTGTGAATGCCTTCAAG GCATGGCATTCGTCCAAAAAGAAAGGAGAGCTGAGGTATCCAAAG GATGAGCTGGACTGGGGAAAAGAGAACTTCATTCAAATCAAGAGGATCAGAGAG GTTGCAGAGCTGTATGAGGAGCTGAAGAAGCGCGTGTCCCAATTCAACATGCATGTAGCAGAGGACAGTCAACTCTCAGACTACACCAGTGCACACAAGCAGAAATTCATTCTTCAG GTGGTCTTTGCTGGTGCGTACTATCCAAACTACTTTCTCCAGGGCCATATAGATGAAGCCCTGGCTTCCAGAGAGCTGAGTGGCTTCAACCCCAGAACAACAGTCATG TTGAGGAACCTTCCACCGTACAGTTTCCTGTATCACAAGCAGCTGCAGTCTCTGTTCCGCCTCTGTGGACAGGTCAAAGCCATTTCCTTTGAGAGCTCCAG AGCGTACGTGGAGTTTTACAGGACATCCCAGGACTCTGCTGTGCTGCCTGAAGTGTCTCTTGCCCTCACGCTGGGACATCAGAGCCCTTCAATGGAGCTGTCAGTCTACCCCATTGAACAGATAGAAACCTGTGCTGGGAACAGACAGATAACTCACATGAAATATTCACG TGTGAACGTTGACTTCCAGAGCCAGTCTGTCTGCCCAGTGGGAGTGGTGAGCAGCACCATCGACCCTGACAAGCTACCCCCCAATCGCTTGTTTGTGGTGAACATCACAGAG gtgGTGGAGGTGGGCCATTTCTGGGGGTTCCAAGCAGATGAAGCCAGCTTGGAAAAGCAGCGCCATCTGACAGCAGAgattaacacacacacgctgcaTCCTATAACTGTGTCGCTCTACCCCAACCTGCTGTGCCTGGCTCCGTACTCTGAGTTCAATGACCAAAGCATGTACTACCGTGCCAAGATCCTACACATGCGTGGCAACAAAGTGGAg GTGTTCTTTTTGGACTATGGCAATAATGAAATTGTTGCCTGCAGCAGCCTCAGGGAGCTCCCGTCTGACCTACTGTCTCACCCTTTCCAG GCTCAGGAGTTCCAGGTCACTGGTATGCGTCCTTCAGCTCAGTCCATCATCTCGGGGAACCAGTGGAGCAGCCGCGCTCGCAACCGCTTCATCACTCTGGTGAAGGGCCATTCTCATATCGTGTCCCTGTACTCCATCCTCTATGGTGTTATGCGCGTGGAGGTGCTCATCCACTCAGAGACAACAAAAACCAGCGTGGTAGACGTGCTGGTGGAGGAAGGACATGCTGTGAAGGCTGAAGAGAGCTTTGACTCCAAG cagAACCACGAGGCACTGATGTCCCTGTACAAGGACATGAAAGAAGGTACCTATGTGCCCAATGCTGTAAGCAGCACCTGGAACGATCgtaagaaagaagagaaggagaTCATTGACAGCCTGCTTACCCACTTTTCCAAGCAATCCCAGTCCTATTCCAGGAAAAAA GTTCATCTGCACGGACCAACCAGTCCTAATATGATAAAGTTCCACAGCTTGAGCAGCAGCATGCTCTACAA GACTGTGCATATAGAGAAGTACAGCGTCAACTCCTTGGCTTTGAATGAAAGCCCTCACTACAAACATCAGAGGATGCTGGTGGCTGAGACTGTGGCAGTCAACTCCACAG GTACACACATTCTGCTGAGAAACACCTCCATCATGCCAGACATCCCTGGACTACCTGCACTTATAATGATGCTCTTCACTCCCATCATGGAGTTGCG cactAATGAAGAGAGAACCTGCTACACTGGGGCACTCTGTGGCTTAGGCTTCAACAGTCAGAAACAGGAAGCCATCCTACCCGAGCATGACCTTGAACTGGCCTTCGACGTCAAGTTTGATGTTGATGACATCACCGAG ATAAATGCCCTGCGAGTGGCTATAAACGGCCTCTTGTGCGAAGGCCCTAATGGTACTCTGCATCTGAGGCGTGACAAGATCAGCCACCTGCAGGAGGACTGTCGGGACCGCCTCATCAG ACTGTTCACAAAGTCTCCGCCAAGGGAAGCTGTTGCTCCCCAGTTCTTTGAAAACCTGGGAAAATGGAACCAG GTGGATCCTTCCCTGAGGATGGACATTGTGGAGCCTGGAGGTGGAAATGCCAGACGTGCTCTGTACCAGCTACATCCTGTAACTCTACTCAACAGCTAA
- the tdrd9 gene encoding ATP-dependent RNA helicase TDRD9 isoform X2: MKKIFTAEQISDWFTSGTTFANIKLTEEVSERKSDEGPSSKDSSPADILEHGSPQNSNSERLQKPEPVARYATPPLLSYEYPNLPIAKNRQELISLIENNSVVIIRGATGSGKTTQLPQYILDYYNKKNASCNIVVTQPRKIGATSIARWVAKQRKCTLGSLVGYQVGLEKMATEHTRLIYMTTGVLLQKLVQAKSLTEYSHIFVDEVHERTAEMDFLLLVLRKLLCSNSRYVKIILMSATINCKQFADYFATPVHGKMNSAYVFEVEGASYAIEDFYLDDLRGLFPYKTESPHPDVPYISAEMYSLAISLIQSLDEMEGKDSSKAEKEGGMTLSERGSVLVFLPGIYEISYMQEALSKLVHKRLQVYPLHSTVTLEEQNGVFLFPVPGYRKVILSTNIAESSVTVPDVKYVIDFCLARHMVCDQDTNYQSLHLTWASKTSCDQRRGRAGRVSKGYCYRLVTKAFWKNKIPDYVIPEMLLAPLSTVLLKVKLLDMGDPRSLLSTALTPPNLSDIVRTVLQLKQMGALSVKSDGRGQNDDGEMTFLGRVLAHLPVDLNLGKMIVLGHVFGCLDECLIIAASHSLKSFFAIPSMQQIAGHRSKVAFAHGTPSDSIAFVNAFKAWHSSKKKGELRYPKDELDWGKENFIQIKRIREVAELYEELKKRVSQFNMHVAEDSQLSDYTSAHKQKFILQGHIDEALASRELSGFNPRTTVMLRNLPPYSFLYHKQLQSLFRLCGQVKAISFESSRAYVEFYRTSQDSAVLPEVSLALTLGHQSPSMELSVYPIEQIETCAGNRQITHMKYSRVNVDFQSQSVCPVGVVSSTIDPDKLPPNRLFVVNITEVVEVGHFWGFQADEASLEKQRHLTAEINTHTLHPITVSLYPNLLCLAPYSEFNDQSMYYRAKILHMRGNKVEVFFLDYGNNEIVACSSLRELPSDLLSHPFQAQEFQVTGMRPSAQSIISGNQWSSRARNRFITLVKGHSHIVSLYSILYGVMRVEVLIHSETTKTSVVDVLVEEGHAVKAEESFDSKQNHEALMSLYKDMKEGTYVPNAVSSTWNDRKKEEKEIIDSLLTHFSKQSQSYSRKKVHLHGPTSPNMIKFHSLSSSMLYKTVHIEKYSVNSLALNESPHYKHQRMLVAETVAVNSTGTHILLRNTSIMPDIPGLPALIMMLFTPIMELRTNEERTCYTGALCGLGFNSQKQEAILPEHDLELAFDVKFDVDDITEINALRVAINGLLCEGPNGTLHLRRDKISHLQEDCRDRLIRLFTKSPPREAVAPQFFENLGKWNQVDPSLRMDIVEPGGGNARRALYQLHPVTLLNS; encoded by the exons TCCAGCAGACATTCTTGAGCACGGCAGCCCGCAAAATTCAAACTCTGAGAGGCTGCAAAAACCAGAACCTGTAGCTC GTTATGCTACTCCTCCACTCTTAAGCTATGAGTACCCAAATTTGCCCATAGCCAAAAACAGACAGGAG CTGATTTCCCTCATAGAAAACAACTCTGTAGTGATCATTCGAGGAGCCACAGGCAGTGGCAAGACCACCCAGCTGCCACAGTACATTCTGGACTATTACAATAAGAAAAATGCCTCATGCAACATTGTGGTCACCCAACCACGTAAAATTGGAGCCACCAGTATTGCCCGATGGGTTGCCAAACAGCGCAAGTGCACCCTGGGTAGTCTGGTGGGATATCAG gttGGCCTAGAGAAGATGGCAACTGAGCATACCCGACTAATCTACATGACTACAGGAGTGCTGCTGCAAAAACTGGTTCAGGCCAAGTCCCTCACAGAATACTCCCACATTTTTGTAGATGAG GTTCACGAGCGCACAGCAGAGATGGACTTCCTCCTGCTGGTTTTGAGAAAACTCCTCTGTTCCAACTCTCGCTATGTCAAG ATAATCCTCATGTCAGCCACCATTAACTGTAAACAGTTTGCTGACTACTTTGCCACTCCTGTTCATGGCAAAATGAACTCAGCTTATGTGTTTGAAGTGGAGGGGGCTTCCTATGCCATTGAGGACTTTTACCTGGATGACCTCCGCGGTCTGTTTCCATACAAG ACTGAATCACCTCATCCAGATGTCCCTTACATCTCAGCAGAGATGTACAGTCTTGCCATCAGTCTCATCCAGAGCTTAGACGAAATGGAAGGCAAAGATTCCAG CAAGGCTGAGAAAGAGGGGGGCATGACTTTGTCAGAAAGAGGAAGTGTTTTGGTTTTCCTCCCTGGCATATACGAGATAAGCTACATGCAGGAGGCCTTGAGCAAGCTGGTTCACAAAAG atTGCAGGTTTATCCTCTTCACTCCACAGTGACTCTGGAGGAGCAGAATGGGgtgttcctgtttcctgttcccGGATACAGGAAG GTGATCCTTTCCACCAACATCGCAGAGAGTTCAGTGACTGTTCCAGATGTCAAATATG TTATTGACTTCTGCCTGGCCCGTCACATGGTCTGTGATCAGGATACCAATTACCAGTCTCTACATCTCACCTGGGCATCCAAAACCAGTTGCGACCAACGCAGAG GCAGGGCAGGTCGAGTGTCCAAGGGCTACTGTTACCGGCTTGTCACCAAAGCGTTTTGGAAGAACAAAATCCCAGACTATGTGATACCTGAGATGCTG CTTGCTCCCCTGTCTACCGTCTTGTTGAAGGTGAAGCTGCTGGACATGGGAGATCCCCGCTCCCTCCTCTCCACAGCCCTCACACCTCCCAACCTTTCTGACATAGTTAGGACTGTGCTCCAACTCAAACAG ATGGGTGCGCTGTCTGTgaaaagtgatggcagaggtcaAAATGATGATGGCGAGATGACGTTCCTGGGCCGAGTGCTGGCCCACTTGCCTGTAGACCTGAACCTGGGGAAGATGATTGTTCTGGGCCACGTTTTTGGCTGTCTGGATGAATGTCTCATCATCG CTGCGTCTCACTCTCTGAAGAGCTTCTTTGCAATACCATCTATGCAGCAGATTGCTGGCCACAG GAGCAAGGTGGCTTTTGCCCATGGCACACCAAGTGATTCCATAGCTTTTGTGAATGCCTTCAAG GCATGGCATTCGTCCAAAAAGAAAGGAGAGCTGAGGTATCCAAAG GATGAGCTGGACTGGGGAAAAGAGAACTTCATTCAAATCAAGAGGATCAGAGAG GTTGCAGAGCTGTATGAGGAGCTGAAGAAGCGCGTGTCCCAATTCAACATGCATGTAGCAGAGGACAGTCAACTCTCAGACTACACCAGTGCACACAAGCAGAAATTCATTCTTCAG GGCCATATAGATGAAGCCCTGGCTTCCAGAGAGCTGAGTGGCTTCAACCCCAGAACAACAGTCATG TTGAGGAACCTTCCACCGTACAGTTTCCTGTATCACAAGCAGCTGCAGTCTCTGTTCCGCCTCTGTGGACAGGTCAAAGCCATTTCCTTTGAGAGCTCCAG AGCGTACGTGGAGTTTTACAGGACATCCCAGGACTCTGCTGTGCTGCCTGAAGTGTCTCTTGCCCTCACGCTGGGACATCAGAGCCCTTCAATGGAGCTGTCAGTCTACCCCATTGAACAGATAGAAACCTGTGCTGGGAACAGACAGATAACTCACATGAAATATTCACG TGTGAACGTTGACTTCCAGAGCCAGTCTGTCTGCCCAGTGGGAGTGGTGAGCAGCACCATCGACCCTGACAAGCTACCCCCCAATCGCTTGTTTGTGGTGAACATCACAGAG gtgGTGGAGGTGGGCCATTTCTGGGGGTTCCAAGCAGATGAAGCCAGCTTGGAAAAGCAGCGCCATCTGACAGCAGAgattaacacacacacgctgcaTCCTATAACTGTGTCGCTCTACCCCAACCTGCTGTGCCTGGCTCCGTACTCTGAGTTCAATGACCAAAGCATGTACTACCGTGCCAAGATCCTACACATGCGTGGCAACAAAGTGGAg GTGTTCTTTTTGGACTATGGCAATAATGAAATTGTTGCCTGCAGCAGCCTCAGGGAGCTCCCGTCTGACCTACTGTCTCACCCTTTCCAG GCTCAGGAGTTCCAGGTCACTGGTATGCGTCCTTCAGCTCAGTCCATCATCTCGGGGAACCAGTGGAGCAGCCGCGCTCGCAACCGCTTCATCACTCTGGTGAAGGGCCATTCTCATATCGTGTCCCTGTACTCCATCCTCTATGGTGTTATGCGCGTGGAGGTGCTCATCCACTCAGAGACAACAAAAACCAGCGTGGTAGACGTGCTGGTGGAGGAAGGACATGCTGTGAAGGCTGAAGAGAGCTTTGACTCCAAG cagAACCACGAGGCACTGATGTCCCTGTACAAGGACATGAAAGAAGGTACCTATGTGCCCAATGCTGTAAGCAGCACCTGGAACGATCgtaagaaagaagagaaggagaTCATTGACAGCCTGCTTACCCACTTTTCCAAGCAATCCCAGTCCTATTCCAGGAAAAAA GTTCATCTGCACGGACCAACCAGTCCTAATATGATAAAGTTCCACAGCTTGAGCAGCAGCATGCTCTACAA GACTGTGCATATAGAGAAGTACAGCGTCAACTCCTTGGCTTTGAATGAAAGCCCTCACTACAAACATCAGAGGATGCTGGTGGCTGAGACTGTGGCAGTCAACTCCACAG GTACACACATTCTGCTGAGAAACACCTCCATCATGCCAGACATCCCTGGACTACCTGCACTTATAATGATGCTCTTCACTCCCATCATGGAGTTGCG cactAATGAAGAGAGAACCTGCTACACTGGGGCACTCTGTGGCTTAGGCTTCAACAGTCAGAAACAGGAAGCCATCCTACCCGAGCATGACCTTGAACTGGCCTTCGACGTCAAGTTTGATGTTGATGACATCACCGAG ATAAATGCCCTGCGAGTGGCTATAAACGGCCTCTTGTGCGAAGGCCCTAATGGTACTCTGCATCTGAGGCGTGACAAGATCAGCCACCTGCAGGAGGACTGTCGGGACCGCCTCATCAG ACTGTTCACAAAGTCTCCGCCAAGGGAAGCTGTTGCTCCCCAGTTCTTTGAAAACCTGGGAAAATGGAACCAG GTGGATCCTTCCCTGAGGATGGACATTGTGGAGCCTGGAGGTGGAAATGCCAGACGTGCTCTGTACCAGCTACATCCTGTAACTCTACTCAACAGCTAA